Proteins co-encoded in one Gossypium arboreum isolate Shixiya-1 chromosome 11, ASM2569848v2, whole genome shotgun sequence genomic window:
- the LOC108472868 gene encoding uncharacterized protein LOC108472868, whose translation MTGGVEERDQSVSLDLLKQKMANFAKERDWDQFHSPRNLLLALVGEVGELSEIFQWKGEVPKGLPDWKEEEKVHLGEELSDVLLYLVRLSDICGIDLGKAALRKVELNAIKYPASKKNFNTSNGTAHTG comes from the exons ATGACTGGGGGAGTTGAGGAACGTGATCAAAGCGTGAGTCTTGATCTTCTTAAGCAGAAAATGGCTAACTTCGCCAAAGAACGGGACTGGGATCAGTTTCACAGCCCTAGAAATCTCCTTTTGGCCTTG GTGGGTGAAGTGGGAGAATTGTCGGAGATATTTCAGTGGAAAGGGGAGGTCCCAAAAGGGTTGCCTGAttggaaagaagaagaaaaagttcACCTTGGTGAAGAACTCTCAGATGTTCTACTCTACCTTGTAAGGCTGTCTGATATATGTGGTATTGATCTGGGCAAAGCTGCTCTGCGCAAAGTTGAACTTAATGCCATCAAGTACCCAGCTTCAAAGAAAAACTTCAATACCAGCAATGGCACTGCACACACTGGTTGA